In one window of Stigmatopora argus isolate UIUO_Sarg chromosome 19, RoL_Sarg_1.0, whole genome shotgun sequence DNA:
- the smim8 gene encoding small integral membrane protein 8, producing the protein MVSKKTHQGKDVVLKPVHMTSGSREARSTTLFRVINPELFIKPNKPVMAFGLISITLCIGYLGYLHVTKENDQHLYEAIDGKRESLMRGKASKWG; encoded by the exons ATGGTATCTAAGAAAACTCATCAAGGCAAGGACGTAGTCCTAAAACCAGTCCACATGACTTCTGGATCAAGGGAAGCAAGGAGCACCACATTATTCAGGGTTATCAACCCGGAACTCTTCATCAAGCCT AATAAACCAGTGATGGCATTTGGACTGATTAGCATCACCTTGTGTATTGGTTATCTGGGCTACCTACACGTGACAAAAGAAAATGACCAGCATCTTTACGAGGCCATCGACGGTAAAAGAGAGAGTCTGATGAGGGGGAAAGCTTCAAAGTGGGGGTGA